From a region of the Besnoitia besnoiti strain Bb-Ger1 chromosome I, whole genome shotgun sequence genome:
- a CDS encoding RhoGAP domain-containing protein (encoded by transcript BESB_008430) produces MSYLDSDEEVSPEMLQQYKKAIEWASKADLAEFDRTGLIRSLGKNVNSEEVLLITLCFLTGAPEELEKAMYYCLAKLQAMESQPFVVIVALTLTNWLNDASTFIKNCYLAMPRAVKKNLKQIYLLHWTLAKKMVMGAMSTVVSKKFYDKVVYVDQLSDVLSTLKMPPTEALTRFPYVVQHEEEERISPGGALVIYGSPVATLCARIPTDAIAPYTRLPSIYVDFVEHLTSRDVISTKDLLCLQADCASLYAFVGDIDQGNPFVEWGNIPALVSGFRLLFDCMPVPFLGDKAYSAFCALARGATKPDKSALLTTLTQVFCTLSLGEQETFSYIIKAFKTISNEASLNGMTPTKIAEIFGPSFCRPPGKPDSQIPIVGHLVVEALALGIQDPGQFTPNLKPAAGIPGGTAAAGKGPAKKRVSDSSSSESSSEEESSSESEDDDAKPNNATAVAAPGAAAVPAASSSAAAAAKIAPTPAPAAKAALNRQVSQKRPSSSSGSEESSEEEDSSDDDDDDDDDDHDGE; encoded by the exons ATGTCGTACCTGGATAGCGATGAGGAGGTATCTCCAGAGATGCTTCAGCAGTACAAGAAGGCCATCGAATGGGCGAGCAAAGCCGACCTGGCAGA ATTCGACCGCACTGGGCTGATTCGATCTTTGGGCAAAAACGTCAACAGTGAGGAAGTCTTGCTCATCAcgctctgcttcctcacAGGCGCCCCAGAGGAGCTCGAGAAGGCAAT GTACTACTGCCTCGCGAAGCTGCAGGCGATGGAGAGCCAGCCGTTTGTCGTTATCGTCGCACTGACACTCACCAACTGGCTTAACGATGCCTCTACCTTCATCAAAAACT GCTATCTGGCCATGCCGCGCGCGGTCAAGAAGAACTTGAAACAGATTTACCTGCTCCACTGGACGCTTGCGAAGAAAATGGTCATGGGCGCCATGTCCACTGTTGTGTCAAAGAAGTTCTACGACAAAGTCGTCTATGTCGACCAGCTTTCTGATGTCCTCAGCACACTCAAAATGCCGCCTACAGAGGCACTCAC GCGATTCCCTTACGTCGTTCagcacgaagaagaagagcgcaTTTCCCCGGGTGGCGCACTGGTCATTTACGGCAGCCCTGTGGCGACCCTGTGTGCGCGGATTCCAACGGACGCCATCGCACCATACACGCGGCTGCCGTCGATCTACGTCGACTTTGTTGAGCACCTCACGTCGCGCGACGTCATTTCCACCAAAGACCTCCTGTGCCTCCAAGCGgactgcgcgtcgctctaCGCGTTCGTCGGCGACATCGACCAGGGCAACCCCTTCGTGGAGTGGGGCAACATTCCAGCCCTTGTCAGCGGCTTCAGGCTTCTGTTCGACTGCATGCCCGTCCCTTTCCTCGGCGACAAAGCCTacagcgccttctgcgctctCGCCA GGGGTGCGACGAAGCCAGACAAGTCGGCACTTTTGACGACGCTGACGCAG GTTTTCTGTACACTATCGCTGGGAGAGCAAGAAACCTTTTCA TACATCATCAAGGCGTTCAAGACGATTTCCAACGAAGCCTCGCTCAATGGC ATGACTCCAACGAAGATCGCCGAGATCTTTGGTCCGTCCTTCTGTCGCCCGCCTGGCAAGCCCGACTCCCAGATCCCCATCGTCGGTCAC TTGGTGGTGGAGGCGCTTGCGCTAGGCATCCAAGACCCTGGCCAGTTCACACCCAATCTGAAGCCGGCTGCAGGGATTCCGGGGGgcaccgccgctgcagggaAGGGccctgcgaagaagcgcgtAAGTGACAGTTCGTCGTCGGAGTCCTCGTCTGAAGAAGAGTCGTCTTCTGAGTCTGAAGACGACGATGCCAAACCGAACAACGCgacggccgtcgccgcgcccggcgcagcagctgtcccagctgcctcgtcttcggctgcggctgcggcaaaAATAGCGCCAACACCGGCTCCAGCTGCAAAGGCGGCACTCAATCGCCAAGTATCAC AAAAAAGGCCTAGCAGCTCCtcaggcagcgaagagagctcggaggagga